AAAGCTACAACTCTTGATTTTCCATTATGGAAAGAAGCTAGTTTTAAAGCATTTTCATTCGCCTCAGCACCAGAACTGCATAAAAACAACTCATAATCTTCTAATCCTGAAAGCTTTCCTAATTTCTGCGCTAATTCAACCTGCAAAGGATTCTGAATTGCATTTGAATAAAAACCTAAATGATCAAGTTGATTTTTAAGTTTTGCTACATAATCCGGCTGCGTGTGTCCGATAGAAATCACACCATGTCCGCTGTATAAATCTAAATATTCTACTCCTTTTTCATCGATAATAGTACAATCAATTGCTTTTACTGGAGTGATGTCGTATAATGGGTAAACGTTGAATAAGTTCATTTTTTGAAAAAAGTTAAATGTTATTTGTTAAAAGTTAGAAGTTCAAATACAATGCGATAAATGTCAACTAAAAACTTTAACTTAAAATTATTTGTAAAAGTTTTATGAAGTGTAGATCTAGACGTTTAACATCTAACTTTTAACTTCATACTTCCACTAAAATCCGCTTGGTTTCAAATGTAAACCTGTGGTTTCTTCCAATCCGAACATTAAATTCATGTTTTGGATTGCTTGTCCTGAAGCACCTTTGGTTAAGTTATCTATAATTGATGTTATGAGAACCCGGTTTCCTTTTTTCAATAAACTAATAATACATTTGTTCGTTTGCACAACCTGTTTCATGTTGATGTTGGTTGTTGTAACGGTTACGAAAGGCTCATTTTTATAGAATTCTTCGTATTTTTCAACTAATTGCTCCAAACTATCATCGCATAATGTGTAAAGCGTTGCAAAAATTCCTCTTGGAAAATCTCCTCTATTCGGAATAAAAAGCAATTCGCTGTCAAAATCATCCTGCAACTGAACCAAACTTTCTGAAATTTCGCCTAAATGCTGGTGTTCAAAAGCTTTATAATGCGAAAAATTGTTATTTCTCCAACTGAAATGAGAAGTTTCTGAAAGACCTACGCCTGCTCCTGTGCTTCCTGTTGTTGCATTAATATGAACATCGTTATTCAACAAATTGTGTTCTGCTAAAGGCAACAAAGCCAACTGAATAGCTGTTGCAAAACAACCTGGATTGGCAATATAATTTGCTTTTTTAATTTCTGCTTTGTTGATTTCTGGCAATCCGTAAATGAAATCCTTTCCTTCGAAATGAGCATCTTTATTCAATCTAAAATCATTTCCTAAATCGATAATTTTAGTATGACTCGCAAACTGATTTTCTTTCAAAAATGATATCGATTTTCCGTGACCTAAACACAAGAAAACAACATTCACATTCGGGTTGATTTCGGCTGTGAAATTCATTTCAATATCGCCCATCAAATCGTGGTGCGCTACAGAAAGTGGTTTCCCAGCGTTTGTTGTACTGTAAACAAAATCGATGTTTACTTTTGGATGATACATTAAAATTCTGATGAGTTCTCCGGCCGTATAGCCCGAACCACCAATAATTCCGACATTAATCATGGTCTAATTTGTTTACAGATGAGAAAATATTTTGAGCATTTCCTAAAATCTTAATAAATCCTTTTGCATCTTCAGATGTCCAAGCATTGTTCATTTCGCCATACTGACCGAAACCAGTGTTCATCAAATCATTTTCAGATTCGATTCCGTCAAGCGAAAAATGATATGGTTTTAATGAAACTGTAACCGTTCCATTTACTGTTTTTTGAGTGTCTTGCAAGAAAGTCTCAATGTTTCTCATTACAGGATCTAAAAACTGACCTTCATGAAATAACATTCCGTACCAGTTTCCTAACTGTTCTTTCCAATATTGCTGCCATTTTCCTAAAGTATGTTTCTCTAATAAATGGTGTGCTTTGATGATGATTAATGGTGCAGCAGCCTCAAAACCAACTCTTCCTTTAATTCCGATAATCGTATCGCCAACGTGAATATCTCTTCCAATTGCGTAAGCGTTTGCTAATTTTTCAAGCGCTACAATATTATTTGATGGTTTATCTGTTTTTCCGTTTAAACCAACTAATTCTCCTTGCTCAAAATGAAGCGTTACTTTTTCTTCACCTTCTTTTTGCAATTGCGAAGGATAAGCTTCGCTTGGCAATGGCTGTCCTGAAGTTAAAGTTTCTTTTCCTCCAACACTTGTTCCCCAAAGTCCTTTATTAATAGAATATTGCGCTTTTTCCCAAGAATAGCTAACACCATTTTTTTGAAGGTATTCTACTTCTTCTTGTCTTGACAATTTTAAATCTCTAATTGGTGTAATGATTTCGATTTCTGGAGCAATAGTTTGGAAAATCAAATCAAAACGAATTTGGTCGTTTCCTGCACCTGTGCTTCCGTGTGCGATTGCGCTTGCTCCAACTTTTTTAGCATATTTTATGGCTTCAATAGCTTGAAAAACACGCTCTGCACTTACTGATAATGGGTACGTATTGTTTTTTAATACGTTTCCGAAAATCAAATATTTTATAGCTTTATCATAATATTTATCTACGATTGTCAAGTTTGCGTGTTGCGCACTTCCTAACTCGTAAGCTCTTTTTTCAATAGCTGTTAATTCTTCAGCAGAAAATCCTCCTGTGTCAACAAGAACAGTGTGAACTTCGTATCCTTTTTCATTTTTTAAATATTTCAAACAATACGAGGTATCTAATCCTCCGCTATAAGCTAATACTACTTTTTTCATTTTTTATAATTTAGGCTAATACTTTCGTATGTAGCAGTTTGAGATTTCTTTTGATTAAATTTTGAATAAAAAAACAAATGACAATATTTTGTTTAAGAATAAAGCTTGTTTGATTTTCTTCAATCTGCTTAAAACAGCCTCGTTAAAAGGATGTCTCGGCGGATTTTTTTGTTTTTCCTTTGGATCGTATAACATCCCTGTACAAAGGCACATTTTATTTTCTTTGCTTTGCAAAATTGGGAAATTGGTACACGTTTTACAGCCAGCCCAAAAACTTGGATCGGTTGTCAATTCTGAGAAAGGAACTGGTTTGTAACCTAATTCAGAGTTGATTTTCATAACCGCTAAACCAGTTGTAATTCCGAATATTTTAGCATCTGGATATCTCTTCAACGAGTATTCAAAAACTTTCGATTTTATCTTTTTTGCCAAACCTAGACTTCTATAATCTGGGTGTACAATTAAACCAGAATGTGCCACGAATTTTCCGTGTTCCCAGCTTTCGATATAACAAAAACCTGCAAATTTTCCATCGGCCAGAGCAATCATCGCATCACCATTCGACATTTTTTTCTGAATGTACTCAGGAGTTCTTTTAGCAATCCCCGTACCTCTTAGTAAGGCAGATGATTCTATCGTATCGCAGATTTCTTGTGCGAATTTGAAGTGTTCTTCCTGGGTAACAACAATAGATATCTTCATTTCAATTATTGAAGTTAGAGTTAAAAATTAAAGAATGTTGTTTAGTTTGAAATCCAGAATTGAATCCAATAAAATGTAGTACAAAAAAAGTAACATTCTTAAAATCAAATAATTGATAAAGAAAAATTACAAAATAATAAATACTTTTAGGATATGTTTGTCCAATGGACAAATTATGTGATTTCAAAATGAAAAATGGATATGAATAAATATACGGTTATAAAACTCAGTGGATACTATAGAGATAGTGTCCGTACTTCGGGAGAAGTAATCGGTGAGTTTGTCCGTGACAAAGAAGTTATATGTAAACTTATTTTATTCATCGGTGCAAAAGTACACCTTTTTTTAATTTACAAAACAAAAAAATAAAATTCTAACATTTTTTTAATGGAATGTTTGTTTTTGAAGAGGCTAAGATTCTAAGTATCTAAGGTTCTAAGGTTTGTGTATGACTAAAAAATGTAAACCTAAAAACCTAAAACATGAAACTTGAAACCTGAAACTTAAAATATAAACAAAAAAAAATCCCAAACCCAACAAAAGTTGGAATTTGGGATTTTCAATATTGTATTTTTAATTCTTATTTCTTAGTGAATGGAATTGTTTGTCCATTTCCTAAAATAATCATATCGAAACCAGTTTTAGCTTCATTGTATTTGAATTTCAAACCAGCTCCTTTAGATTCAAAAGTATCTTTTTCATTTGGAACTGCTTTTACAGCAAACTTAGGAAAATCAGTAATTTCAACACTTAAAGTACTGTTTTTCTCTGTAACTTCAATGGTTAATGGTGCTCTGTTGGTTACAAATGTTCCCACATAACCATCTAAAATAACGTCTTTTTCAATTTTACCTTTTCCAGCTGTCCAAACATTATTTGATTCGTTATTATCTGGGAAAGCATGATCTGGATCTAATGTAATACTTTCAATTTCTTCAGTTGAATTATGCTTGAAAGACCATTCTGTATTGCGCTGCCAGATTTCTACAGGAAGATTAACTCTTGTAACTTTTCCGCTTTTTGTTTTTACATCCAAGACAATCGGCATAGGCATTTTATCAAAATTTTCAACAGTAATAATAACTCCTTTTGCTGGGTCATTTTTCACATATTTAATAGAATTGATTCCTTGGTCAAAACGCCAGTTGTTTACAAACCAGCTTCTCCAGAACCAGCTTAAATCTTCTCCAGCAACGTTTTCCATACTTCTGAAAAAGTCATCTGGTTGTGGATGTTTGTATGCCCAACGCTGAATATAAGTTCTAAAAGCATTATCAAAACGCTCTTTTCCTAAAATTTGTTCTCTTAAAATGATTAAACCTGCACTTGGTTTAAAGTAACATAACATACCAATATTAGCTTCCTTCATATTATCAGGAGAACTCATAATGGTTTCTAAGTCAGGTCTTGTAAATGGTTCTGCCTGCTCATGTAAATTTGTTGGTTCTTCTTTATATTCACCATTATTAAATGCCGCAGTACTTAATGAGTTGATGAAAGTATTAAATCCTTCATCCATCCAGCCAAATAATCTTTCGTTTGAACCCACAATCATTGGGAACCAGATATGTCCAAATTCATGATCTGTAACTCCCCAAAGGTCTTGTCCTTTAGATTTCCATCCGCAGAAAACAATTCCAGGATATTCCATTCCGCCTTCATTTCCTGCTACGTTTGTTGCTACAGGATAAGGATATTCGAACCATTGTTTAGAATAATGCTCGATTGAAGCTTTTACGTATTCAGTAGAACGCCCATAAGCGCCGCGTCCAGCACTTTCAACTGGATAAGCTGACAAGGCTAATGCTTTTTTACCGCTTGGAAGGTTAATTTTGGCTCCATCTAAGATAAAAGCAGCTGATGAGGCCCAAGAAAAATCACGTGCGTTTTTAATTTTATAATGCCATGTTTTCTCTGTCCCTGAATTTGCGTTAGCGGTTGAAGCAACTTCTTGTTCAGAACGAATTGTCACCGTTTGATCACTATTAGAAGCCTCTTTATATTTTTTGAAATGATCTGCAGAAAGCACTTCCTGACCATTTACCAATTCACCTGAAGCTACTACAAATTGATTAGCAGGAACGGTTAATTTTACATCAAAATCACCATATTCTAAATAAAACTCAGAAGCTCCTAAATACGGTGGAGTATTCCAGCCTCTTACATCATCATACACGCACATACGCGGGTACCATTGTGCAATTGTGAAGATTTTTCCATTTTTAGTTTCCAAAACTCCCATTCTGTCTGATCCTTCAAACGGCGCTATGAAAGAGAATTCGATTTTAACTTTTACCGAACCTCCTTTTGCCGCTAATTCCTGTGGAAGGAAAATCTGCATTCTAGTATCTGTAATAATATATTTTGCTTCAACTTCTGTTTTGTTTTTTGCACCAGAAATAACTTTTACAGACTTTATTTTGTTTCCACCATCAAAAACTTGTCCTTGCGCTCCATTACGGCTTCCTGTCAAAGGCACAACCGCATTTCCTCTTGAATCGTCTTTAAACAGGTTTTGATCTAAATTCAGCCAAAGGAAACCTAATTTATCTGGACTGTTATTGGTATAGGTAATTTCGTCTGTCCCCACAATTTCATTTGTTACAGCATTTAATTTTGCCGTAATCTGATAATCAGCTCTGTTCTGCCAGTATTCTACTCCTGGCTGACCGCTTGCTGTGCGCGTAGAAGTTCCGTTTTTAGTGTAAAAATGCGGACCAAATGCATCATGGTAATTGTAATTATTAACTGGATTTGATGCTGTAGCCGACGGAGTTTGCTGCGCCGAAACAGATAAAATCCCAAAAAATAAAGCCACGGTTAAAATGGCTTTTACAGAATGCTTTTTCATATTTTTTAGCTATTTATGTAGCAAATTAATGAAAAAAAAAGCTATCAGCAGAGAAATATCTAAGCTTAAATTTAATTTTAGCAAAATTTTACCAATAAAATAAATTAAGCGTTTTTCTTAAAAAATTAAAAATTATTAAAATATCTTTACATCACTTAAAAAACAATTCTCTTCAATTCTATTATTTTGAACACAACAATATCAAATTCAACACTTAAAGCTTCAATCAAATCGGCAGGAGCTGAATTATTTTCTTTAAAAGACAATCAAAACAAGGAATATATTTGGGAAGGAAATCCCGATTTTTGGGGCAAACACTCTCCTATTCTTTTTCCTATTGTGGGTACTTTAAAAAACAATACCTACACCGCTAATGGCAATGAATATGAGCTGTCAAGACATGGTTTTGCAAGGGATATGGAATTTCAATTGGTTGAAAAAACAGAAAACAGCGCTGTTTTTTCTTTACAATCAAATGAAGAAACATTAAAAAAATATCCATTCAAATTTGAATTGCAGCTTATTTATACTTTAGAAAATACTTCATTAAAAATAGAATACGTAGTAATTAATAAAGGTGATAGTAAAATACCTTTTTCAATTGGTGCGCATCCGGCAATAGCACTTCCGGAAAGTTTTGAAAGCTATTCTTTTAAATTCGAAAAAGAGGAATCTTTAAAATATAATTTACTGGAAAATGATTTGATTTCGAATAAGACCGAAACGCTGAAAACAACCGAAAATGTAGTTCCCTTACATTATAAACTTTTCGAAAATGATGCTCTTGTTTTTAAAACATTAGAATCGAATTCATTGACAATTCTTGAAAATTCAAAACCGTATGTTCAAATTGATTTTGAAGATTTTCCGAGTTTAGGAATCTGGACAAAAGATCAGGCTCCTTTTATTTGTATAGAACCTTGGTTTGGATATTCTGACACTGCTGATAATTCAGGAGATTTATTTCAAAAAGAAGGTATTCTTACTCTAGAAGCAGATCAAACATTTAACTCACAATTCAGTATCAAAATTTTATAAAATGCTAGAATTCAACTTTCACCCATTTCCTGTCATCGAATCAGAAAGATTGCTTTTAAGAAGAATTACGAATGATGATGTAAATGAAGTTTTCGAATTACGTTCGAATCCTGAAACCATGAAATACATTCCAAGACCATTAGTCAAAAACAACGATGATGCCTTAGCGCATATTGAAATGATTGAAGAAAAAATAAATTCAAACATTGGTATCAACTGGGGAATTACACTAAAAGGCGATTCGAAACTTTTGGGCATTATTGGTTTTTACAGAATGCAGCCAGAGAATTACCGTGCCGAAATTGGATATATGCTTAATCCTGATTTTCATGGAAAAGGTATTATTCCTGAAGCTGTTCACTTATTGATACAATATGGTTTTAAAGATTTAAAATTGCATTCTATTGAAGCTGTAATCGATCCCGAAAACCAGGCCTCAGAAAAGGTTTTACAAAAATGTGGATTTGTGAAAGAATCGCATTTTAAAGAATCTGAGTTTTGGGAAGGAAAATTTCTCGACAAAGTAGTTTACTCGCTATTAAATAGTTAGATTAATTATTTTATTTAAAAATATTTTTTTTCCTGTTAAAAGAAGTATTGAACAATAGTAAAAGGCTTCGTTGCGTTATATTTGCAACCGAAATAAATTATCCTCAGCATAAAAATACCATGAAAAAACTATCCGCCTTAATTGTTCTTTTTATATCGATTCAATTACAAAGCCAGACTTTCGTAAAATTTAATGGCGCTACTGCTGCAATTTTAATTCCTAATATTGGAATAGAAACGAGTATTGGTGAAAAAACAACTTTTAGTGCAGATGTAATGGTTTCATTCTGGGAAAGCTTTAATGGAAATAATCCAATGAAATTCATCACTGTGACTCCTGAAATCCGTTACCATTTTAAAGAAAAATACAATGGATTTTATGCTGGAGCACACATTGGTGCTGATAAATATGAAATTCAAAAATGGAACTATTGGGACACCAACAAATACGAAGACGGTTTTGGATACAGAATTGGTGCCACTGTGGGTTATAATTTAAAAATAAACGATAAATTTTTACTTGATATTTTTGTTGGCGGTGGCTGGCACCAAGGCTTCTATCATGGCAAATATAATGATGGAACACCAGGAAGATATGAAACAGCACCAAACTGGAACAAAAGCGGTGAATGGCTTCCGTATCGTGGCGGGGTAATGCTTTCTTATAAATTGAATTAATTAGTATTCAGTTTAGGAAGTGTTTTAATATACAGATTTTCAACTTTTTTGCGCGCCCAGTCTGTTTTTCTTAGAAACGTTAAACTTGATTTCACACTCGGATTTGAATTAAAACATTTTATTGGAATTAATTCTCCCAAAGTATCAAATCCATAATATTCAACGAGAGTTTCTACAATTTTCTGAAGTGTAATTCCATGTAAGGGATCTTTCGATTGATTTTGCATATTTTTATTTTTTAAATAATAGTAAAAGACCGTATTTTTCAATACGGTCTTCTTTTTCGCAAAATTACTAAAATAGAATTTTACTGTAATCAAATAAAAAATGAATTAGAATATAAACTTAAATCCAACTGAAATTGGAGAAGTTAAGTTTGGATTGCTTCCACCTAATGCTGTATTATAATAAGAATCCACATTAGCAACGTGCGCTAATCCAAAATTTGTAACAGTTGTTTTCTCACCATTCTCTGGCTTTAAAGTTGTAGATGTGAAGTTTGCTAAATCATAAGAAAACTCAACAGAGAAATTCTTTGTAACAAAATAATCAAGACCACCAGAAACAGATAAACCAACTTGGTTTACTTTTAAGTTACTTTCCTTTTCTTTTCCAGTTATAACTGGTATTGCTGCCTGTCCGAAGAAATACAATGAACCAGCCACATTCCAATATTTCCTAACTAAAGGTTGAAAAACAAATAAATCTGTTTTTGCTAGTGTTTTAATATCTGGACTTCCTGTTGAATACCCATCTGATTTAATATTAATATAACCAATTCCGGCTCCAACGGCAACGGATGGCGTAACAAACGTACCAACTATTGGCAATACCGATATGCTTGTTCCTTTAATCTCTCCGCTTTTGGTCTGCTGATAACCGAATTGAGAAGTGGCGAACCAAGCTCCTTTTAGTCCTTGTGCTGAATCTTGGGCTTTAGCGGTTAAACCCATTAATACAATGCTGACTAATGTTACAATTTTTTTCATTATAAATTTGTTTTTGAAATTATACGACAAACTTATGAGGAAGCTTTTCCGGCGAGGATGATTAAAATCATAGATTAAAAAAAATCTTTAATTATATTTAAGCACGTTAAAGTTTTGCAATTTTCCTTACTTTTGTAACATGTTAAAATCAGTCAATATACTTAATAAGAGAGCTCGTTTTGATTACGAGATTATCGACACCTATACTGCCGGTATTGTTTTGGCAGGAACCGAAATTAAATCTATCCGTTTAGGAAAAGCGAATATTACCGAAAGTTTCTGCGAGTTTAGTAACAATGAACTTTTTGCTATTAACACTTACATAGAAGAATATTCTTTTGGAAATCAATTCAATCACAGTTCACGAAGCGAACGTAAATTGCTTTTAAACAAAAGAGAATTAAAAACTCTTGCCAGAAGTGTTCAGGCAAAAGGTCTTACGATTATTCCTCTAAAGTTATTTACTAACGAAAAAGGTCTTGCCAAACTTCAGATTGGTCTTTGTAAAGGAAAGAAAAACTACGATAAACGTGAATCTTTGAAAGAACAAGACACGAAACGTGATTTGGACCGAATTAAAAAAGCATATAATTAAGTTTATTTAAATCTTACAAATTTCTGTTAATCAATATTTTATAGTTATTTTTACTACAAATAATAACTGTAAATATGAAAAAGTACTTAATTTCCTTACTTGTAATTCTGTCATTTTCAAATTGTGGCAGTAATACCGCTATAGTTAACAGCTGGCGAGATCCAAAATTAACCGTAGCTCAAGAACACTTCAAAAAAGTTTTAGTGGTAGTGCTGGTTAAAGACGAAGCTTCACGTAGAATTGCCGAAAACAGAATTGCAGCCAGTAATCCTGTATTTAAAACTTCCTATCAGTATCTAAACGAAGCTAAGCAGCTTACAAAAGAGCAGAAATTAAAAATCCTGCAGGATGAAAATTTTGATGGAGTCGTTACTATGCGTTTAGTAAGCACCGAAAAAGAAACCACATACGTTCCTGGTACTTACACAGGAATGTATTACGGAGGCTTCGACGGACTAGATACAGGTGTGTATGGATATGGTTTTGGAAATTGGTATGGAATGTATGCTCCTAATTTCTACGATCCGGGATACTATCAGGAAACCACCTATTATATGGTTGAAACCAATGTTTTTTCATTGAAAGAAAACAAACTAATCTGGACAGGAACTACAAAATCCGATTATGTAACAGATATAGGCCAAACTGTTGATGCCATAATGCAAGCCGTTGTTAAAGAAATGAGAAAAGACGGTTCACTTCCTCCAAAATAAAAATATCAAAAAGCAGTATTTCAAAAATACTGCTTTTCTTTCGCTTAAAAAATTGACTAAATTTGTCAAGACTAAATATTTCATAAAATGAAATCACTTTTAAAAAATGCTAGAGAACAAAAAGGTTTAAAAACTCGTGAATTGGCTCAACTTACTGGAATTGATCAGGCTTTGATCAGTAAATTTGAATCAGGTACTCGAAAACCAACTAAAGATCAGGTTACGAAACTTTCGCAGCTTTTAGAAATTGATTATGAAACTTTGATGGTAGTCTGGCTTAAAGAAAAGATTCTTTATGAAATTGGTGATAATGAATTTGCTTTGAAAGCTTTACTTCTTGTAGAACAAGAAATTCAGAAAAACAAAAAGGAAATTGATTTTGCAATACTATCTTCTAATCAAATCATTTTAGATGAAATCGAAGCATTAAAAAATCAACTTCAATCTTTTAATCATTTTGAATTACGTCAAATCTCCAAAACCTTAGAATTGGAATTTATTTTTAAAAGTATTCATTCAAATGGAAATTCTCTAACATTAGAAGAAACAAAATCAGTCATTAATGAAGGAACTACCATTTCTGGAAAAAACATGCAAGAACATCTCGAAGCAATTAATTTTCAAGAAATAACGACTTATATAAAAGATTTAAGTCAAAAGAAAACTGGTTTAAGTGAAAAAGAGTTTCTTTCGATTCATAATTTAATTTTCAAAGGAATTAAATTCGAAAATGCAGGAAAATACAAAAATGATCCGCTGGTTTCACGAGAAATGAATTTACTTTTTAATTGGTACGAGACACATAAAAACAATCTTAACCCAATAATTCTGGCGTCTGAAATATATTTAAAAATCCTAGACATTAATCCTTTCGAAAAAGGAAATCTTCAAATTGCAAACATAATAATGAACTGGATTTTACTTCAAAATAATTATATTTATTCTGTGGCTCAAAATGATAAAAATAGACCCAATGAATATTTTTCTGCCTTAGATGAATACCAAATCAAAAATGACAAATCTGTTTTCATAAATTATATTCTTAAAATCGAAAAAGAAAACCTTATAAATGCAATACAATTGAATGCAAAATAAAAAAGCCCGTATGAACGGACTTTTTTATTTAATTTTTATCTTCTAATAAAGGAACAAATCTAAATTCTCCAAACTCATGTTTTTCAAATTGAGTTTCATTCTTTCTGATTAATAAAGTCATAATCTGAACATCTTCTCCTAATGGAATAACCAACCTTCCTCCTATTTTCAATTGCGCCATTAAAGGCTGCGGAATGAAAGGCGCCCCTGCTGTAACTATAATGCTATCAAAAGGAGCAAAATTTGGAAGTCCTTTATATCCATCCCCAAAAGTAACGTGCTTTGGACGAATGTTTAATTTTGGAAAAAGATTTGACGTTGTTTTAAATAATTCATTTTGTCTTTCAACTGTATATACTTTAGCACCTAAAGCAAACAAAACAGCCGTTTGATAGCCAGAACCCGTTCCAATTTCCAAAACTTTATGATCTTTCTTAACCTCAAGCAATTGTGATTGAAAGGCA
This is a stretch of genomic DNA from Flavobacterium endoglycinae. It encodes these proteins:
- the argC gene encoding N-acetyl-gamma-glutamyl-phosphate reductase, which gives rise to MINVGIIGGSGYTAGELIRILMYHPKVNIDFVYSTTNAGKPLSVAHHDLMGDIEMNFTAEINPNVNVVFLCLGHGKSISFLKENQFASHTKIIDLGNDFRLNKDAHFEGKDFIYGLPEINKAEIKKANYIANPGCFATAIQLALLPLAEHNLLNNDVHINATTGSTGAGVGLSETSHFSWRNNNFSHYKAFEHQHLGEISESLVQLQDDFDSELLFIPNRGDFPRGIFATLYTLCDDSLEQLVEKYEEFYKNEPFVTVTTTNINMKQVVQTNKCIISLLKKGNRVLITSIIDNLTKGASGQAIQNMNLMFGLEETTGLHLKPSGF
- a CDS encoding argininosuccinate synthase, whose product is MKKVVLAYSGGLDTSYCLKYLKNEKGYEVHTVLVDTGGFSAEELTAIEKRAYELGSAQHANLTIVDKYYDKAIKYLIFGNVLKNNTYPLSVSAERVFQAIEAIKYAKKVGASAIAHGSTGAGNDQIRFDLIFQTIAPEIEIITPIRDLKLSRQEEVEYLQKNGVSYSWEKAQYSINKGLWGTSVGGKETLTSGQPLPSEAYPSQLQKEGEEKVTLHFEQGELVGLNGKTDKPSNNIVALEKLANAYAIGRDIHVGDTIIGIKGRVGFEAAAPLIIIKAHHLLEKHTLGKWQQYWKEQLGNWYGMLFHEGQFLDPVMRNIETFLQDTQKTVNGTVTVSLKPYHFSLDGIESENDLMNTGFGQYGEMNNAWTSEDAKGFIKILGNAQNIFSSVNKLDHD
- a CDS encoding GNAT family N-acetyltransferase, with product MKISIVVTQEEHFKFAQEICDTIESSALLRGTGIAKRTPEYIQKKMSNGDAMIALADGKFAGFCYIESWEHGKFVAHSGLIVHPDYRSLGLAKKIKSKVFEYSLKRYPDAKIFGITTGLAVMKINSELGYKPVPFSELTTDPSFWAGCKTCTNFPILQSKENKMCLCTGMLYDPKEKQKNPPRHPFNEAVLSRLKKIKQALFLNKILSFVFLFKI
- a CDS encoding M1 family metallopeptidase, whose amino-acid sequence is MKKHSVKAILTVALFFGILSVSAQQTPSATASNPVNNYNYHDAFGPHFYTKNGTSTRTASGQPGVEYWQNRADYQITAKLNAVTNEIVGTDEITYTNNSPDKLGFLWLNLDQNLFKDDSRGNAVVPLTGSRNGAQGQVFDGGNKIKSVKVISGAKNKTEVEAKYIITDTRMQIFLPQELAAKGGSVKVKIEFSFIAPFEGSDRMGVLETKNGKIFTIAQWYPRMCVYDDVRGWNTPPYLGASEFYLEYGDFDVKLTVPANQFVVASGELVNGQEVLSADHFKKYKEASNSDQTVTIRSEQEVASTANANSGTEKTWHYKIKNARDFSWASSAAFILDGAKINLPSGKKALALSAYPVESAGRGAYGRSTEYVKASIEHYSKQWFEYPYPVATNVAGNEGGMEYPGIVFCGWKSKGQDLWGVTDHEFGHIWFPMIVGSNERLFGWMDEGFNTFINSLSTAAFNNGEYKEEPTNLHEQAEPFTRPDLETIMSSPDNMKEANIGMLCYFKPSAGLIILREQILGKERFDNAFRTYIQRWAYKHPQPDDFFRSMENVAGEDLSWFWRSWFVNNWRFDQGINSIKYVKNDPAKGVIITVENFDKMPMPIVLDVKTKSGKVTRVNLPVEIWQRNTEWSFKHNSTEEIESITLDPDHAFPDNNESNNVWTAGKGKIEKDVILDGYVGTFVTNRAPLTIEVTEKNSTLSVEITDFPKFAVKAVPNEKDTFESKGAGLKFKYNEAKTGFDMIILGNGQTIPFTKK
- a CDS encoding aldose 1-epimerase family protein, whose amino-acid sequence is MNTTISNSTLKASIKSAGAELFSLKDNQNKEYIWEGNPDFWGKHSPILFPIVGTLKNNTYTANGNEYELSRHGFARDMEFQLVEKTENSAVFSLQSNEETLKKYPFKFELQLIYTLENTSLKIEYVVINKGDSKIPFSIGAHPAIALPESFESYSFKFEKEESLKYNLLENDLISNKTETLKTTENVVPLHYKLFENDALVFKTLESNSLTILENSKPYVQIDFEDFPSLGIWTKDQAPFICIEPWFGYSDTADNSGDLFQKEGILTLEADQTFNSQFSIKIL
- a CDS encoding GNAT family N-acetyltransferase, coding for MLEFNFHPFPVIESERLLLRRITNDDVNEVFELRSNPETMKYIPRPLVKNNDDALAHIEMIEEKINSNIGINWGITLKGDSKLLGIIGFYRMQPENYRAEIGYMLNPDFHGKGIIPEAVHLLIQYGFKDLKLHSIEAVIDPENQASEKVLQKCGFVKESHFKESEFWEGKFLDKVVYSLLNS
- a CDS encoding DUF3575 domain-containing protein is translated as MKKLSALIVLFISIQLQSQTFVKFNGATAAILIPNIGIETSIGEKTTFSADVMVSFWESFNGNNPMKFITVTPEIRYHFKEKYNGFYAGAHIGADKYEIQKWNYWDTNKYEDGFGYRIGATVGYNLKINDKFLLDIFVGGGWHQGFYHGKYNDGTPGRYETAPNWNKSGEWLPYRGGVMLSYKLN
- a CDS encoding VF530 family protein; this encodes MQNQSKDPLHGITLQKIVETLVEYYGFDTLGELIPIKCFNSNPSVKSSLTFLRKTDWARKKVENLYIKTLPKLNTN
- a CDS encoding outer membrane beta-barrel protein, with translation MKKIVTLVSIVLMGLTAKAQDSAQGLKGAWFATSQFGYQQTKSGEIKGTSISVLPIVGTFVTPSVAVGAGIGYINIKSDGYSTGSPDIKTLAKTDLFVFQPLVRKYWNVAGSLYFFGQAAIPVITGKEKESNLKVNQVGLSVSGGLDYFVTKNFSVEFSYDLANFTSTTLKPENGEKTTVTNFGLAHVANVDSYYNTALGGSNPNLTSPISVGFKFIF
- the smpB gene encoding SsrA-binding protein SmpB, whose translation is MLKSVNILNKRARFDYEIIDTYTAGIVLAGTEIKSIRLGKANITESFCEFSNNELFAINTYIEEYSFGNQFNHSSRSERKLLLNKRELKTLARSVQAKGLTIIPLKLFTNEKGLAKLQIGLCKGKKNYDKRESLKEQDTKRDLDRIKKAYN